The following is a genomic window from Mustela erminea isolate mMusErm1 chromosome 14, mMusErm1.Pri, whole genome shotgun sequence.
agctcagttttaccaccctgagatcatgacctgagctgcagccaagaattggatgcttaaccaactgagccattcaggtgcccctatctCTGTGCTTTTAGAAGCATTCAACTTCTCTAGACTTGCCATTATTATTACCACTGATGTTCACATTTTCCCAGATATGGCCAGTGCAATTCCAAACTCTAGTCCTTTGTCCTCTTGACCTGTCATCATTGGTCCTTAGCACTTCTTTctggcacatttttaaaatgtagattctaaCAGCTGGAAAGCAGACATTTTTCAGAGTGGGTTTAATCCTTCTAAATTCCCATTAAGTAGGTAAAGCCTTTAAATTAGTTGTTTGATTCTAAATCAGTTTATCACAGAATAAAGAAATTGTTATACAGAATTTCTACCTTCCTTGTGCTTTGTTTATAGGTGACCAAGTAAGTCATCGGGGTGCTCTAACTGGAGGTTACTATGACACAAGGAAGTCTAGACTTGAATTGCAGAAAGATGTtagaaaagcagaagaagaacTAGGTGAGCTTGAAGCAAAGCTCAATGAAAACCTGCgcagaaatattgaaaatatctttttgcCTTGTGCTTTGGTGGAGAATTGTGTTTGGGTtgaaatatataatcttttaCGTGTTGTGTGTTTTTTCATATATGCAGTGGGGACAAAAACCACATTTGACTTTTATTTAAGCATGGGAGCTTATGTTGTCAGAAGTTAACTTCTAAAGACAAGGAAAAACTCTTGTAACATTGTTTCCTTAgctattaacatttaaatctaaTAGCAGTGAGTCAGTGTATTTCTGAGAGTGGAGAACCTGAGGTGCACTGAAATTTAAAGTTACAGAGGAAACTGAGGAGGATGGTTAGAATTGTGGAAGGAAAGTGAGGTTAGTGTTTCACGGAAGGGTTGGGGGCCTCTCTAATGCCACATACTGCATAGAATTTAAACATAGGGGTTAAAAAATGtgcattaagtttttatttcaaggTCATTTGGTACAGGAGTACTATTAATGGAAGAAGGCTGTCAAAATCCAAGTCTTAGTAAACATCATACTCTAAATTCTTCCAAATAAAACTGCTGTTCCATGAAGAGTGTCGTGAAGAAGAGTCCCATGAAGAGTTTAGCTCACAACAGAAACCTTGTACCTgtgcattttcttaaaataactaCAGTTCTTTGGTATAAGGCAAAAGTGCTTTTTATGTACTTCAAATTATatcacacaatttaaaaaatacagatacttAAGGAGCACCTGCCTTGCTCAGCCAGTAGAGCATCCAATACTTGATCTGCGGATCATGAGTTTAAGCCACACACTGGATGTGAAgattacttaatatatatataggtacTCCAGCATCAAGAACAAACATTTTTACTAAGTCattggaatattcttttttttttttttttttaagattttatttatttgacagacagagatcacaagtagtcaggtaggcagagagcctgatgcggggctcgatcccaggatgctgagaccatgacctgagccaaaggcagaggctttaatccactgagccacccaggcactccgacATTGGAATATTCTTAAAGGtgattgtggggttttttgttgtttttttgagatAGTGAGCTAGAGAGCATGAacggggaagaaagggagaaataggtttcccactgagcagggagcccaatgtgggattcgatcccaggaccccgggatcatgacctgagccgaaggcagctgcttaatgactgagccacccaggcacccctgggatatttttaattgaaactggcaatttttttttttgaagtgagtttATACCTTCTGTACCATCAGTGCAAGCAACAGCACAAGCAAAAGGTAAATAAACATGTTAGTTTTGACTTTGCAGGGGTTTGCAAAGTGTATCTAGAAATGCCCAAATTCGGCAAGATGTTGGCACAAAGAAATCTTTGGGGAACACTAAGAAAAAGGAGGATATTGACAACATACATCAACTACCTTCCTATATTTGataatccaaattattttttttggatggtggtattatttttctacattgGGCGATGTCTCCTTTTCATACACAACTACCTTCTATAGTGCTTTAAGCACAATAgattatatagtaaatatttcttgaatgaaaagataacaaaaaatatacttcatttaGATTCTCTTAGGGTTTCCCAAGAATTTTTGTTCTTACATAGCTTATAAGTAAAGCACATAggttattttgagagagaaatggTGGGGTAAATGTTTTAAGCTACTTTATGGTTGAACACACTTAGTATAGTATTTAATTTAGCTTTGTTATGGTCCATAAATTTGAGGAAATAACTTTTATTTGGaggtaaagaaaagggaagggatacacactttttaaaagaactagaGAAAATTTTCCTTAGCCTTGTATATGGATTAATAATGAAATTGATCAGTTGATGAACCAAATGCAGCAGATAGAGACCCAGCAAAGGAAATTTAAAGCATCTCGAGATAGCATATTATCAGAAATGAAGATGCTAAAAGAGAAGAGGCAGCAGTCAGAGAAGACTTTTATGCCAAAGGTTCGTAAGTATATCTCTTTTGTTACAgacttattttaagtatttagaaTTGGGATATACTGTATATTGGTTATCCATTGGAGTTCATGTGTTCCATTTCTTGTAGCCCCATACTTTTGGACTTGTCTGTGTGTCTGTACTGCACTTACACCCATGGGCACCCAAAGTCTCCTTTTGCAGTCCACGTTCAGATTGTCCAACTTCATTGAACAAGTAGACATTTTGAGTTATGGCGTAATAGTATTTTCTAATGATCATTAATTTGTCAGTAATCATTTTTTGTCTGTTAAGCACTATTTATGGAattgtttgaatattttcttttatccaaaTTATACTAAACAGGATAGAAACCAAACTATTACTGCTAAATTACAAGTAACAAACTAGTCTCAAAAGCTTTGACAAAAACTGTTATTATAGTTCATCAGTAGTACTAAAATCATAGTTTTTAATTGTCCAACTATACCATCCTAACACATTCTagcagtcttttctttttgttcttattaATATGCCAGAAGATTTTTATATGATTCAGTCATGGACTGTGATTAGTCCCACATACCTCAATAGTAatgtatcataaatatttttcttactgcTACTTAGTTCTAATTATCAAATTAAGTGGATACCTAATAGTTACTTGAGTTGATAAAATTtagttcactttatttttttttttaaagattttatttatttatttgagagagatttattgagagagatcacaagcaggcagagaggcaggcagagagagaagaggaagcaaggctccctgctgagcagagagccagatgcggggctcgatcccaggactcggagttcatgacctgagccgaaggcagcggcttaacccgctgagtcacccaggagcccctttagTTCACTTTAATATCAAATAtagaatgttttcagtttttcactgttgTAAGTAATACAGTGACTAATACCTTTATTAATAAGTGGATAATCTGTCACATAGCAACGTAGCTTACAAAGTTTGGAAGCAAGCTTGCATGCTATGGAGTCCACCAGAGAATCGTTGAAAGCAGAACTGGGAACTGATTTGCTTTCACAACTTAGTCTGGAAGATCAGAAGAGAGTAGATGCACTGAATGATGAAATTCGTCAACTTCAGCAGGCAAgtacaatttataaaaatataagttttcatttataattggCTATTGCGAAAAGTTTATTGCTACCAAGGGAACGAGAAAGAAGGGAActctgagaaaatagaaaaatgaaacttgaactTCTTGTACCCATGAGAGTAAATAAGCTTTTCTAAACCATTGTGGGTATGTTAGGATTATACAAGAACTCTtcgtttttttcatctttattttaatgcaCTTCAGTTAGTAGTAAGATCAAGCTTGTTAGCTTTGCTGTCTCTGTTGATCTGACTGTATAATTAATATTGTtctgattaaacatttttttaaaagattttgttagtttatttgcacatgagtggggggaggagcaggggaagagggacaagcaaactttgtactgagcacagagcccaacctgggtctcagtcccaggatcctgagatcatgacatgagccaaaatcaagagttgaatgttaaactgactgagccactctggcaccccTTTATTAgacactgatttttgtacataGAGATGTAAATagtaagttcaaaaaaaaaagaaaaatagataaatatttttggcaGCATGTCTTATAAAAAGAACCAAGCACCAAGCACAGAAACGAAGCATTCTGAATAAATAAGacggaaaatgaaaaaaatatagggCTTTCCATTGTAGGTCATTTGAACACAAGTAGTGGATAGGACAGCAGATAACAGCATTCCTGTGTGTGAAATGTGCATGCCTATGTggacataattttcttttcttccaggaaaacagacagttgctaaatgaaagaattaaattagaaggTATCATTACTCGAGTAGAGACATACCTAAATGAGAATTTGAGGAAACGCTTGGACCAAGTAGAACAGGTATATTCTTTTTGTGGGTTTGTTGATGACCATAACCTTTTGAAAGAACTTACACTTGAGGAGCTTTGATTGAGAGCATGGGGACAGAAAGCATCTACCATGAGTTGATGAGAGCTCATCTACCATGAGCTTTGATTGAGAGCATTGGGGACAGAAAGCATCTACCATGAGTTGGAGTTTTAGTACTGCCATCTCGTGTACGATCTTGGGCAAGTAATGTAGTattcctaagcctcagtttcctcttctaaaaaATGAGCATAACAGTAATATCTGTTTTGTATGATTATCCTGGCACATTCTACGTACTCAGTAAGTGTTAAGTTACTAATGTTTTCTCAGTATAGTCACTTGCTGAGAAATTTTGTAGTTATTGTAtcattacttttttcccccctttaatggatacttaaaatatttgcaattatacAAAGTGTACTTCTGTCTCTCTTGAATAGTTATTCATAATAACAGCTATTGGTGAAAGCACTCTATAGCAGTAGAAAGCAGAATGATAGTTTTCTAGGGCCATGAGTAGAGGGAACTTTATAGAGGGTCACAAGGGAGCTTCTTGGTTTAATGAAAAAATCTGTATCTTCATTGTGGTGGGTGTATACATTGTCACAACTCACTGAGCTCTACACTTAAAATTAGCTCACTTTATTggatgtaaattatacttcattgAGATTGATAACAAGAATGTTCATAGGATTATAatagtcaaaaattaaaaataatacaaatgtatATCAAGAATtggatgattaaataaaattttacacgTTAATGCAGAAGAAGCAACAGCTGTTGGAAACTGTTAAAGTCATAAAATTTTGAAACTAACAATTCCTATTCTGTGGTTTAATAATCTTAAGTTTCTTTTATCTTGTAGGAACTTAATGaactgagagagacagaagggggtACTGTTCTCACTGCTACAACCTCAGAACTTGAAGCAATCaataaaagagtaaaagataCTATGGCACGATCAGAAGGtgaatttttatttagtaaaaatttttttattttgttaaaaattagcTTATTTGATAAAGTTGTTAAGCAAAAGTGTGCACTAatgattttgtgttttccatcACCATAAATAATTTATAGTGAATGGAGTTTAGTGGTTGATTATAAATAGTaacctttgttttattaaaatgtttgtgACAGTTTTATGAGAGACCATAATTACTAATGTCGTTGCCAAAAGTGTGAATTAAGTTTCTTATCACCTAGTTGctgagaagaaaattatttttaaaattttttataaacatttaataatgaGAAGTATATACCTAATGACTCGTGTACACTCCTAATTTTGTCCTGAATTAAATGTTTCATGGATTTACACAGTAAAACAAGGGTAAAAACCTaaaacttatttacttatttatttataaagattttatttgacagagacatagagagagagggaacataagcagggggagtgggagaaggagaagctggcttccctctgagcaagaagcctCTTTGGGGCttagtcccatgaccctgggatcatgacctgagcccaaggcagatgcttaacgactgagccactgaggtgtccctaaaacctatttattttgatagatttGGCCATTAAAATCTTTGGTCAGATAGTGCTCTAGCTTTAAAGTAGGTATtttggcttaatttgtttttttctcttagatttgGATAATTCCATTGATAAAACAGAAGCTGGAATTAAGGAACTTCAGAAGAGTATGGAACGctggaaaaatatggaaaaagaacacATGGATGCTATAAATCATGATActaaagaactagaaaagatGACGAATCGACAAGGCATGCTactaaagaagaaagaggagtgtATGAAGAAAATTCGAGAGCTTGGTTCACTTCCCCAGGAAGCATTTGAAAAGTACCAAACACTGAGTCTCAAACAGGTAAATtgtgtagtttttgttttgttttgttttgttttaaagatttatttatttatttatttgacagacagagatcacaagtaggcagagaggcaggcagagagagaagggggggagcaggctccctgctgagcagagagccctctgcggggctcgatctcaggaccccgagatcatgacctgagctgaaggcagaggcttaacccactgagccacccaggcaccccgtaaatTGTGTAGttttaaatctgaaatttttttttttttttaatattttacttatttatttgacagagatcacaagcaggcagagaggcaggcagagagagaggggaaagcaggctccctgctgagcagagagcccaatgtggggctcgatcccaggactctgagatcatgacctgagccgaaggcagaggctttaacccacggagccacccaggcgccccttaaatctGAAATCTTGTTGCAAATTTCTCTTCATGTgaatttatttatacatctttttctctctgtagttGTTTCGAAAACTTGAACAGTGCAACACAGAATTGAAGAAGTACAGCCATGTTAACAAAAAAGCTTTAGATCAGTTTGTGAATTTCTCTGAgcagaaagaaaagttaataaaacGACAAGAAGAGTTGGATAGGGGGTACAAATCAATCATGGAACTGATGAACGTACTTGAACTTCGAAAATACGAAGCTATTCAGTTAACTTTCAAGCAGGTATGTTTGTATTTAATGCTCACACAAGACAAAAGCTTCGGCTGTTATTCAGCTTATTATTCAATTCATAAaggttttataaagttttttttcctactgataGTTGGATCTAATACAAGTGAACAAATCCAGCATATAGTTTTCTAACATACTGTTAGAACATCCTACACAACTCTTAAAAAGATTCAGTCTGTTGCTgctgttaaaatatttgtgattggttttaaatattttaatattttaaatattaagaaataaatatttcttaatatttcttaaatatatttaagaaataaatatttgtcttttgccTTAAGAAATAATATGTGCAGTGCCACCTAAGCAAAAGTTATATTTGAATCACCCTGTAACttgttcatttcattcattttaaggtATCGAAGAATTTCAGTGAAGTATTCCAGAAGTTGGTACCTGGTGGCAAAGCTACTTTGGTAATGAAGAAAGGAGATGTGGAGGGCAGTCAGTCTCAGGatgaaggagaaggaagtggTGAAAGTGAGAGGGGTTCTGGGTCACAAAGCAGCGTCCCATCAGTTGACCAGTTCACTGGAGTTGGAATTAGGGTAAAAATACCTTTATATCCAATTTTCCCCAGTATTACCATAGTGGAATTTGTggaatattttacaaattaaatagGTACATTCTATGTGATTTAAGAGGTGATGGTGATTCTACCCCTTTTTgggtattaactcatttaaattttctcttagGTGTCATTTACAGGAAAACAGGGTGAAATGAGAGAAATGCAACAGCTTTCTGGTGGACAGAAATCCTTGGTAGCTCTTGCTCTGATTTTTGCTATTCAGAAATGTGACCCAGCTCCTTTTTACCTGTTTGATGAGATTGACCAGGCTCTGGATGCCCAGCACAGAAAAGCTGTGTCAGGTAGTTTGGTTTgtacttaaaaatgagaatttgctTAAAAATGATAGCTTGCCTCTTTGATTGTGCATTCTTGTTGCCTAAGATATTTAGGGCGATTGGACAGGGTGTAtattctgtaaataaaatttattattatttttttaaattttatttatttatttgacagggaagacaagcatggggagtggcagagggagaagccggcttctggctgagcagggagcctcataccgggcttgatctcaggaccctgggattatgatctaaactgaagacagtcacttaacagctgagccacccaggcgcccctaaaatttattttaatacgtTTTTAAGAATTTAGCATTAGACTACTTTACAAAGCTTAATTCTGTGAGAGGTCGATGTTTCAATCAGTTGAAAATTGAATCAGTTGAATTCATTGAAAATTGAAAATCCTACTTTAGTTAAACTTTTATGTAgaagtctgtctttttttaaaagattttttatttatttatttatttattggtcagagagagagagagggagaacacaagcaggcagagcagcaggcagaagcagagagagaagcaggctccccgctgagccaggagcctgatgcggggctcgatcccaggcgcctgggatcatgacccaagccgaaggcagaggctttaaccaactgagccacccaggtgcccagaagtctctctttttaaaacttgtttttctcaATGTTTGAATAGCCCCTGACATTAAATGTTGATTCTATATTTAAAGAATCTATAttttggggtgcctcagtggcttagtcgattaagcttctgcctacggctcaagtcaggatctcgatcctgggatcgagccccatgtggggttccctgctcattggggagcctgcttctccctctgccctgctctacTAGTGCTCACTcgcactctcttaaaaaaataaaatctttaaaaagaaagaatctatATTTGATCTTTAATAAATTCTAAAGATCTTTGGATATGTGGGGAGCAGGGGAacattgttctttgttttttgtgtgaGAAAACTTGTTTTGCTCTCTGACTTAATGCTGTGTTATAAGTAGCTGCTGCTGCTTCGTATTCTGTAACTTTAAGATACCAGGTAAAAGATAtatccctggggctcctgggtggctcagttgttgggtgtctggtttcggatcaggtcatgatcccaggatcctgggattgagcgcccgcatcaggcttcctgcttagcggagagcctacttctccctctcccacacccccttcttgtgttccctctcttgctgtctctgtcacataaataaaatcttcaaaaaatctaTCCCTAATGTAAGAGAGTAGTAAGTTCGTAATTTTGCAGATAATGTGCATGAAAAAGTCACAAAATAGTCACAAAGCTATTTTGAATTTTAGGTAAGGGTGAGGatagttgatttttaaatgttcagatcTGTTGAAAAAAGGGTTTTATtaaattactgtttctttttatagataTGATTATGGAACTTGCTGTACATGCGCAGTTTATTACAACTACTTTTAGGCCTGAACTGCTTGAGTCAGCTGACAAATTCTATGgtgtaaaatttagaaataaggtaaaaaaaattttttttacattgagtTTAAGTTTGTATTGTACTTGTCAAATTCTTGTTTTCTGTTACttaaatcataaaggaaaacCTAGAAATTTGTTGCTTATGATGAGTTTGTaaagaaaaagcttttctttCAAATGCCTGTGAAgttgtagcaatttttttttgtggcattccttgcattgattttatttttatcggCATTAAGAGACAATATCTTCCTGTCTTAACCTATTCAGTGCACAGTCTTTAGCAGTTTTATATATAGTTGTTTCTATTTTGGCTGGGCCACCCAGCTCTTCCTAATGTCTTCAGCTCTAAGATTCTttgaaatagcaaaataataaaaactgaaaaaacggGGTTTGATATTTAGACATTAGTATTTACCCAGATCTTCAGAATTCTAAa
Proteins encoded in this region:
- the SMC3 gene encoding structural maintenance of chromosomes protein 3 isoform X2 is translated as MATAPDSQRLKLLREVAGTRVYDERKEESISLMKETEGKREKINELLKYIEERLHTLEEEKEELAQYQKWDKMRRALEYTIYNQELNETRAKLDELSAKRETSGEKSRQLRDAQQDARDKMEDIERQVRELKTKISAMKEEKEQLSAERQEQIKQRTKLELKAKDLQDELAGNSEQRKRLLKERQKLLEKIEEKQKELAETEPKFNSVKEKEERGIARLAQATQERTDLYAKQGRGSQFTSKEERDKWIKKELKSLDQAINDKKRQIAAIHKDLEDTEANKEKNLEQYNKLDQDLNEVKARVEELDRKYYEVKNKKDELQSERNYLWREENAEQQALAAKREDLEKKQQLLRAATGKAILNGIDSINKVLDHFRRKGINQHVQNGYHGIVMNNFECEPAFYTCVEVTAGNRLFYHIVDSDEVSTKILMEFNKMNLPGEVTFLPLNKLDVRDTAYPETNDAIPMISKLRYNPRFDKAFKHVFGKTLICRSMEVSTQLARAFTMDCITLEGDQVSHRGALTGGYYDTRKSRLELQKDVRKAEEELGELEAKLNENLRRNIERINNEIDQLMNQMQQIETQQRKFKASRDSILSEMKMLKEKRQQSEKTFMPKQRSLQSLEASLHAMESTRESLKAELGTDLLSQLSLEDQKRVDALNDEIRQLQQENRQLLNERIKLEGIITRVETYLNENLRKRLDQVEQELNELRETEGGTVLTATTSELEAINKRVKDTMARSEDLDNSIDKTEAGIKELQKSMERWKNMEKEHMDAINHDTKELEKMTNRQGMLLKKKEECMKKIRELGSLPQEAFEKYQTLSLKQLFRKLEQCNTELKKYSHVNKKALDQFVNFSEQKEKLIKRQEELDRGYKSIMELMNVLELRKYEAIQLTFKQVSKNFSEVFQKLVPGGKATLVMKKGDVEGSQSQDEGEGSGESERGSGSQSSVPSVDQFTGVGIRVSFTGKQGEMREMQQLSGGQKSLVALALIFAIQKCDPAPFYLFDEIDQALDAQHRKAVSDMIMELAVHAQFITTTFRPELLESADKFYGVKFRNKVSHIDVITAEMAKDFVEDDTTHG